The Rissa tridactyla isolate bRisTri1 chromosome 24, bRisTri1.patW.cur.20221130, whole genome shotgun sequence genome has a window encoding:
- the ATP5MC2 gene encoding ATP synthase F(0) complex subunit C2, mitochondrial, which produces MYACAKFVSAPALVRRSSRVLCQPLSASVLSIPEARTEQARPGAPRAIQTSAAHRDIDTAAKFIGAGAATVGVAGSGAGIGTVFGSLIIGYARNPSLKQQLFSYAILGFALSEAMGLFCLMVAFLILFAM; this is translated from the exons ATGTACGCCTGTGCAAAGTTCGTCTCCGCTCCCGCGCTA GTGAGGAGGAGCTCGCGGGTGCTgtgccagcccctctctgcctccgTGCTGAGCATCCCCGAGGCCCGGACGGAGCAG GCGCGGCCGGGCGCCCCCCGGGCCATCCAGACCAGCGCTGCCCACCGGGACATCGACACCGCCGCCAAGTTCATCGGCGCCGGTGCTGCCACCGTGGGGGTGGCCGGCTCCGGCGCTGGCATCGGCACCGTCTTCGGCAGCCTCATCATCGGCTACGCCAG gAACCCCTCGCTGAAACAGCAGCTCTTCTCCTACGCCATCTTGGGCTTTGCCCTCTCCGAGGCCATGGGGCTCTTCTGCCTGATGGTGGCCTTCCTTATCCTCTTCGCCATGTGA